The Vulpes vulpes isolate BD-2025 chromosome 8, VulVul3, whole genome shotgun sequence genome has a window encoding:
- the ARID5A gene encoding AT-rich interactive domain-containing protein 5A isoform X5: MVTGRRLWKNVYDELGGSPGSTSAATCTRRHYERLVLPYVRHLKGEDDKPLPPSKPRKQYKMAKEPRGDDGTTEKPKKAKEEKRLDQMVPGKMKTDAAPDLARLPNQEAPREGPEQPGPALGPSQPFGGASGCPEAYKRLLSSFYCKGTHGIMSPLAKKKLLAQVSKAEALQCQEEGCRHGVGSPNGDPQASPGILLSESPQSPGKPAENSRHRLTPPEGLQAPGGSLREEAQVGPRLPAPIFTGCFHAYPTEVLKPVSQHPRDFFPNFKDGVLLGPPGKEEGLAVKEPQLVWGGDANRPSAFHKGSSRKGSPYPKPKACWVSPMAKAPAESPVTLSAFPSSPGLGTKRSLEEEGFAHGGKKLRAVSPFLKEVDAKECGAKSMGSGVAVSCLLGPALGPALPEAYRGTMLRCPLNFAGTPDHLKGQATLPFSPLVIPAFPAHFLATTGPSPMATGLMHFPPSSFDSALRHRLCPASSAWHVPPATTYAAPHFFHLNTKL; encoded by the exons GTGACCGGCCGCCGCCTCTGGAAGAACGTGTATGACGagctggggggcagcccgggcagCACCAGTGCAGCCACCTGCACACGCCGCCACTACGAGAG GCTGGTGCTCCCATATGTGCGGCACCTGAAGGGGGAGGACGACAAGCCACTGCCCCCTTCCAAGCCCAGGAAGCAATACAAGATGGCTAAGGAGCCTCGGGGGGATGATGGGACCACTGAGAAGCCGAAGAAGGCCAAGGAAGAGAAGCGGTTGGATCAG ATGGTGCCAGgaaagatgaaaacagatgctGCCCCTGACCTGGCACGGCTTCCCAACCAGGAGGcccccagggagggcccagaACAGCCAGGCCCGGCCCTGGGGCCCTCTCAACCCTTTGGGGGTGCCAGCGGCTGCCCTGAGGCCTACAAGCGGCTCCTGTCCAGCTTCTACTGCAAAGGAACACATGGCATCATGTCACCACTGGCCAAAAAGAAGCTCCTGGCCCAAGTGAGCAAGGCAGAGGCCTTGCAGTGCCAGGAGGAGGGCTGTCGCCACGGGGTAGGCAGCCCTAATGGGgacccccaggcatcccctggcATTCTCCTGTCGGAAAGTCCTCAGAGCCCAGGAAAGCCAGCTGAGAACTCCAGGCACCGGCTAACCCCTCCGGAGGGGTTACAGGCCCCTGGTGGCAGCCTCAGGGAGGAGGCTCAAGTGGGTCCCCGCCTGCCAGCCCCCATCTTCACTGGCTGTTTCCACGCATACCCCACTGAGGTGCTGAAGCCCGTCAGCCAGCACCCCCGAGACTTCTTCCCCAATTTTAAAGATGGGGTGCTATTGGGGCCCCCTGGCAAAGAGGAGGGCCTGGCAGTCAAAGAGCCCCAGCTGGTGTGGGGCGGGGATGCCAACCGCCCGTCTGCATTCCATAAAGGCAGCTCTAGAAAAGGCAGCCCCTACCCCAAGCCCAAAGCCTGCTGGGTGTCCCCGATGGCCAAGGCCCCTGCTGAGAGCCCTGTTACCCTGTCTGCCTTCCCTAGCAGCCCCGGCCTGGGTACCAAGCGCAGCCTGGAAGAAGAGGGCTTTGCCCATGGTGGCAAAAAACTGCGGGCAGTGTCTCCCTTTCTTAAGGAGGTGGATGCCAAGGAGTGTGGGGCCAAATCTATGGGGTCTGGTGTGGCCGTGTCCTGCCTGCTGGGCCCAGCGCTGGGGCCTGCCCTCCCTGAGGCCTACAGGGGCACCATGCTGCGGTGCCCACTGAACTTTGCTGGCACCCCGGACCACTTAAAGGGCCAGGCCACTCTCCCCTTCAGCCCCCTGGTCATCCCTGCCTTCCCGGCCCACTTCCTGGCCACTACAGGGCCCTCACCCATGGCCACGGGTCTGATGCACTTCCCCCCGTCATCCTTTGACAGTGCCCTTCGCCACAGACTTTGCCCAGCCTCATCTGCATGGCATGTGCCACCTGCCACAACCTATGCAGCACCCCACTTTTTCCACCTCAACACCAAGCTTTAG
- the ARID5A gene encoding AT-rich interactive domain-containing protein 5A isoform X4 translates to MAPPIKGKRKQSEEGDPLDPSVSPQPDGEQSRSQSPVHLEVTGRRLWKNVYDELGGSPGSTSAATCTRRHYERLVLPYVRHLKGEDDKPLPPSKPRKQYKMAKEPRGDDGTTEKPKKAKEEKRLDQMVPGKMKTDAAPDLARLPNQEAPREGPEQPGPALGPSQPFGGASGCPEAYKRLLSSFYCKGTHGIMSPLAKKKLLAQVSKAEALQCQEEGCRHGVGSPNGDPQASPGILLSESPQSPGKPAENSRHRLTPPEGLQAPGGSLREEAQVGPRLPAPIFTGCFHAYPTEVLKPVSQHPRDFFPNFKDGVLLGPPGKEEGLAVKEPQLVWGGDANRPSAFHKGSSRKGSPYPKPKACWVSPMAKAPAESPVTLSAFPSSPGLGTKRSLEEEGFAHGGKKLRAVSPFLKEVDAKECGAKSMGSGVAVSCLLGPALGPALPEAYRGTMLRCPLNFAGTPDHLKGQATLPFSPLVIPAFPAHFLATTGPSPMATGLMHFPPSSFDSALRHRLCPASSAWHVPPATTYAAPHFFHLNTKL, encoded by the exons GTGACCGGCCGCCGCCTCTGGAAGAACGTGTATGACGagctggggggcagcccgggcagCACCAGTGCAGCCACCTGCACACGCCGCCACTACGAGAG GCTGGTGCTCCCATATGTGCGGCACCTGAAGGGGGAGGACGACAAGCCACTGCCCCCTTCCAAGCCCAGGAAGCAATACAAGATGGCTAAGGAGCCTCGGGGGGATGATGGGACCACTGAGAAGCCGAAGAAGGCCAAGGAAGAGAAGCGGTTGGATCAG ATGGTGCCAGgaaagatgaaaacagatgctGCCCCTGACCTGGCACGGCTTCCCAACCAGGAGGcccccagggagggcccagaACAGCCAGGCCCGGCCCTGGGGCCCTCTCAACCCTTTGGGGGTGCCAGCGGCTGCCCTGAGGCCTACAAGCGGCTCCTGTCCAGCTTCTACTGCAAAGGAACACATGGCATCATGTCACCACTGGCCAAAAAGAAGCTCCTGGCCCAAGTGAGCAAGGCAGAGGCCTTGCAGTGCCAGGAGGAGGGCTGTCGCCACGGGGTAGGCAGCCCTAATGGGgacccccaggcatcccctggcATTCTCCTGTCGGAAAGTCCTCAGAGCCCAGGAAAGCCAGCTGAGAACTCCAGGCACCGGCTAACCCCTCCGGAGGGGTTACAGGCCCCTGGTGGCAGCCTCAGGGAGGAGGCTCAAGTGGGTCCCCGCCTGCCAGCCCCCATCTTCACTGGCTGTTTCCACGCATACCCCACTGAGGTGCTGAAGCCCGTCAGCCAGCACCCCCGAGACTTCTTCCCCAATTTTAAAGATGGGGTGCTATTGGGGCCCCCTGGCAAAGAGGAGGGCCTGGCAGTCAAAGAGCCCCAGCTGGTGTGGGGCGGGGATGCCAACCGCCCGTCTGCATTCCATAAAGGCAGCTCTAGAAAAGGCAGCCCCTACCCCAAGCCCAAAGCCTGCTGGGTGTCCCCGATGGCCAAGGCCCCTGCTGAGAGCCCTGTTACCCTGTCTGCCTTCCCTAGCAGCCCCGGCCTGGGTACCAAGCGCAGCCTGGAAGAAGAGGGCTTTGCCCATGGTGGCAAAAAACTGCGGGCAGTGTCTCCCTTTCTTAAGGAGGTGGATGCCAAGGAGTGTGGGGCCAAATCTATGGGGTCTGGTGTGGCCGTGTCCTGCCTGCTGGGCCCAGCGCTGGGGCCTGCCCTCCCTGAGGCCTACAGGGGCACCATGCTGCGGTGCCCACTGAACTTTGCTGGCACCCCGGACCACTTAAAGGGCCAGGCCACTCTCCCCTTCAGCCCCCTGGTCATCCCTGCCTTCCCGGCCCACTTCCTGGCCACTACAGGGCCCTCACCCATGGCCACGGGTCTGATGCACTTCCCCCCGTCATCCTTTGACAGTGCCCTTCGCCACAGACTTTGCCCAGCCTCATCTGCATGGCATGTGCCACCTGCCACAACCTATGCAGCACCCCACTTTTTCCACCTCAACACCAAGCTTTAG